The Solidesulfovibrio fructosivorans JJ] DNA window TAGAATCACGCCGCCCAGGTGGTCGCCGAGCTGTTCCTTGAGCACGAGCAGGTAGTCGTAGTTGAGCTCCTTGGAATAGCGGTCGATGACCACGGCCGTGAGCCCCAGTTCGCGCACCACCCGCACGCCGTCGGCGTTGCAGTATTTGCCGGTGTGCATGCCGCCGGAGCCGCCGACAATGGTGATGTCCTTGCCGGCGGAGACTTTCTCGTAGGAATCGCGGATGAGCCCCATGACGTCGCCGGTCTGGTTGCGGAACGCCTTGACCTGGAAATCGTGGGAGGCGATGACCGGGGTCAGGGTCTCGGGTTCTTCGCTTGTGCGCAGGATGCGCTGGACGTGGTAGGCGTCGTCGTCCCAGAGCCGGCCGTCGATCTCGCGCGGCATGGCTCCCACGGGCTTGAGGTAGCCCACGGAGTAGCCTTCCTTCTGGAACCGGAGCCCAAGCCCCATGACCACCATATTTTTACCGGAATATCCGGCCGTCGCGCCAACATACAGTCCAGCCATGGCTGCCCTCCTGTGCGGCTCGTCCGCAGCCGCCGCACGTGGCGCCGATCACGGACGTCCTCGGCATAAAATGCCTGCCCCGGCCGGGATAATCAAGACAATTGGCCGGGGAGAGCGTAAAAACACGGTCACGTTCGGCCCGTGCCTTGGAAAGAACGCCCGAACGCGTTAGTATCGCTGCCCATGTCACGACCCGCCGCCATTTGGAGCCTGCAAAATGTCTGAACCCACCGCCCTGGAAAACGCCCTGGGGCATGTTTTCGTCCGTCCGGAACTGCTCACCACGGCGTTGACGCACAGTTCCTATGCCAATGAACGCGGCGAAGCCGCCAAGCACAACGAACGCCTGGAATTTTTAGGCGATGCGGTACTGGAGCTGTCCGTATCCGAGGAACTTTTCGCCCGTTTCCCGGAAGCGCCGGAAGGCGAACTGACGCTCCTGCGCTCCCAGCTCGTCAACGAATCGAGCCTGGCCGCCATGGCGTTGCGCCTGTCCCTGGAGGACCACATCCTGCTCGGCAAGGGGGAGGAGAATCAAGGGGGCCGGACCCGGCCGTCGCTATTAAGCGACGTCTTCGAGGCCGTCATCGGCGCGCTCTTTCTGGACGGGGGCTACGGGGTGGCCAAAAGCTTCGTGAACGCGACCTTCGCCGAGGTCTGGCCGGTCCGGTCCGTCGCGCCCAAAACCCGGGACTATAAAAGCCGGCTGCAGGAATACACCCAGAAGGTGCACAAGGCGCGCCCCGTCTACACCCTGCTCGACAGCGAAGGCCCGGAGCACGACAAGCGCTTCACCGTGCGCCTGGAGCTGCCGGATGGCCACGCGCTCACGGCCATGGAAAAAAGCGTGAAAAAAGCGGAGCAGATGGCCGCCAGACTGGCGCTGGAGAAAATCTCGGACGCCGCGGCGACCTGGTAGCCGGCCTGTCGCGGCGGCAGGGTCGGCGGCGCGTCCGCAAGCCGAAAGCTCCTCAGGCAAAGTGTCGTTTTCCCCGCCAGGGGCGCTTGGCGAAGCGGCGTCAATTCTTTGCCGCGACCGTCATCGAATCGTTTCGGACCAGGGAGGGACCGACGTCCTGCGGTCCTCGCCTCCCTGGCCCTTTTCCATTATGTACCCCGTCTCCGTCAGGCCTAGCCGCTGATCAGCTGCATGGCCATCTTCGGCAGCGAGTTGGCCTGGGACAACATGGCCACCGCCGACTGGGTAAGAATCTGGTTGCGCACGAAGTTGGTCATTTCCGTGGCCACGTCCACGTCGGAAATCTGGGATTCGGCCGATTGCAGGTTCTCGGCCTGGATCTGCAGGTTGGAAATGGTGTTTTCCAGACGGTTCTGCAACGCGCCCAGGTTGGCCCGGATCTTGTCCTTGGACACGATGGCCGTCTGGATGGCGTCGAGGGCCTTCTGGGCCATCTCCTGGGTGGAAATGCTGCGGCCGGAGGTGCCCGCCGCCGCGCCCATGCCCACGCCAAGAGCGGAAGCCGTGGAGTTGCCGATCCGGACGTAGTAATAGTCCTCGGCGCTGGAGTTGCCGGTGCCGAAGTGGACCTTGAGCTTGCCCACGGAATTGATGCCCGCGCCATCGTAGTTGGCGCCGGAGAGGTTGCCGTTCAAAAGATAAATGCCGTTGAAGTCGGTCGCCATGGCGATTCGGGTGATTTCCGATGCCATGGCCTGGTATTCGGAGTCGATGATGAGGCGCTGGTCCGAGGTGTAGGTGCCGGTG harbors:
- a CDS encoding flagellin N-terminal helical domain-containing protein, yielding MALTINNNMMAMNAARNLSHSYGALATSTQRLSSGLRINTAADDAAGLAIRELMRSDVATLNQGVRNANDAISMIQTADGALQVVDEKLIRMKELAEQAATGTYTSDQRLIIDSEYQAMASEITRIAMATDFNGIYLLNGNLSGANYDGAGINSVGKLKVHFGTGNSSAEDYYYVRIGNSTASALGVGMGAAAGTSGRSISTQEMAQKALDAIQTAIVSKDKIRANLGALQNRLENTISNLQIQAENLQSAESQISDVDVATEMTNFVRNQILTQSAVAMLSQANSLPKMAMQLISG
- the rnc gene encoding ribonuclease III, coding for MSEPTALENALGHVFVRPELLTTALTHSSYANERGEAAKHNERLEFLGDAVLELSVSEELFARFPEAPEGELTLLRSQLVNESSLAAMALRLSLEDHILLGKGEENQGGRTRPSLLSDVFEAVIGALFLDGGYGVAKSFVNATFAEVWPVRSVAPKTRDYKSRLQEYTQKVHKARPVYTLLDSEGPEHDKRFTVRLELPDGHALTAMEKSVKKAEQMAARLALEKISDAAATW